In the Pygocentrus nattereri isolate fPygNat1 chromosome 19, fPygNat1.pri, whole genome shotgun sequence genome, one interval contains:
- the LOC108427175 gene encoding homer protein homolog 3 isoform X1 produces MFPSHREREQPIFSTRAHVFQIDPATKRNWIPASKHAVTVSFFYDANRHAYRIISVGGTKAIINSTITPNMTFTKTSQKFGQWADSRANTVYGLGFATEQQLHQFFERFKEIKEAARLAREKSQDKMELANPALNIAAPQFSQDLSDELQSPPVMCVNGPEDKLFRSQSADITLSSEKERIKKMLSEGSICEMNLEAELFTLQDSNAKLVAALHEANANVEQWKKQLAAYQEETERLREQVADLEAHGGQGPSDMLKDELTQSLEELEALLKAKDEEIRILQAKKSNFHEMEQEREEAIHRLQELEMRNMDLERRVQNSEQSLASTLEDRDRVDNEVQRVIQILDVKIFDLNDLRQSLVKLLEK; encoded by the exons GGAGCAGCCCATTTTCAGTACACGAGCTCATGTGTTCCAGATCGATCCAGCCACTAAGCGTAACTGGATCCCAGCCAGCAAGCATGCTGTCACTGTCTCGTTCTTCTACGATGCCAACCGCCACGCCTACCGCATCATCAGTGTGGGAGGGACCAAG GCTATCATTAACAGCACAATCACACCTAACATGACATTCACTAAGACGTCCCAGAAGTTTGGCCAGTGGGCAGACAGCAGGGCTAACACAGTTTACGGCCTCGGCTTCGCCACTGAGCAGCAGCTCCACCAG TTTTTTGAGCGCTTTAAAGAGATAAAGGAAGCTGCCCGTTTGGCCAGAGAGAAATCACAAGACAAAATGGAACTGGCCAACCCTGCCCTGAACATCGCAGCCCCACAG ttctcTCAG GATTTGTCGGATGAGCTGCAGTCCCCCCCTGTGATGTGTGTGAACGGACCAGAGGACAAGCTGTTCCGCAGCCAGAGTGCAGACATCACTCTCTCATCAGAGAAAGAGCGCATCAAAAAGATGCTCTCTGAAGG CTCGATCTGTGAGATGAACCTGGAGGCTGAGCTGTTCACCCTGCAGGACAGCAATGCTAAACTGGTGGCAGCACTGCATGAGGCTAATGCCAACGTGGAGCAGTGGAAGAAGCAGCTGGCAGCCTATcaggaggagacagagaggctgagagaaCAG GTGGCAGATTTAGAGGCTCATGGGGGTCAGGGCCCCAGTGATATGCTGAAGGATGAGCTCACCCAATCCCTGGAGGAACTGGAGGCTTTACTCAAGGCCAAAGATGAG gAAATCCGCATTCTTCAAGCAAAGAAGTCCAACTTCCATGAAatggagcaggagagagaagaagcCATTCATAGACTACAG GAGCTGGAGATGCGTAACATGGACCTGGAGCGGAGGGTGCAAAACTCTGAGCAAAGCCTGGCCTCTACACTAGAGGATCGGGACCGCGTGGATAACGAGGTCCAGAGGGTCATCCAGATACTCGACGTCAAAATCTTCGACCTCAACGACCTCCGACAGAGTCTGGTCAAACTGCTGGAGAAATAG
- the LOC108427175 gene encoding homer protein homolog 3 isoform X2, whose protein sequence is MFPSHREREQPIFSTRAHVFQIDPATKRNWIPASKHAVTVSFFYDANRHAYRIISVGGTKAIINSTITPNMTFTKTSQKFGQWADSRANTVYGLGFATEQQLHQFFERFKEIKEAARLAREKSQDKMELANPALNIAAPQDLSDELQSPPVMCVNGPEDKLFRSQSADITLSSEKERIKKMLSEGSICEMNLEAELFTLQDSNAKLVAALHEANANVEQWKKQLAAYQEETERLREQVADLEAHGGQGPSDMLKDELTQSLEELEALLKAKDEEIRILQAKKSNFHEMEQEREEAIHRLQELEMRNMDLERRVQNSEQSLASTLEDRDRVDNEVQRVIQILDVKIFDLNDLRQSLVKLLEK, encoded by the exons GGAGCAGCCCATTTTCAGTACACGAGCTCATGTGTTCCAGATCGATCCAGCCACTAAGCGTAACTGGATCCCAGCCAGCAAGCATGCTGTCACTGTCTCGTTCTTCTACGATGCCAACCGCCACGCCTACCGCATCATCAGTGTGGGAGGGACCAAG GCTATCATTAACAGCACAATCACACCTAACATGACATTCACTAAGACGTCCCAGAAGTTTGGCCAGTGGGCAGACAGCAGGGCTAACACAGTTTACGGCCTCGGCTTCGCCACTGAGCAGCAGCTCCACCAG TTTTTTGAGCGCTTTAAAGAGATAAAGGAAGCTGCCCGTTTGGCCAGAGAGAAATCACAAGACAAAATGGAACTGGCCAACCCTGCCCTGAACATCGCAGCCCCACAG GATTTGTCGGATGAGCTGCAGTCCCCCCCTGTGATGTGTGTGAACGGACCAGAGGACAAGCTGTTCCGCAGCCAGAGTGCAGACATCACTCTCTCATCAGAGAAAGAGCGCATCAAAAAGATGCTCTCTGAAGG CTCGATCTGTGAGATGAACCTGGAGGCTGAGCTGTTCACCCTGCAGGACAGCAATGCTAAACTGGTGGCAGCACTGCATGAGGCTAATGCCAACGTGGAGCAGTGGAAGAAGCAGCTGGCAGCCTATcaggaggagacagagaggctgagagaaCAG GTGGCAGATTTAGAGGCTCATGGGGGTCAGGGCCCCAGTGATATGCTGAAGGATGAGCTCACCCAATCCCTGGAGGAACTGGAGGCTTTACTCAAGGCCAAAGATGAG gAAATCCGCATTCTTCAAGCAAAGAAGTCCAACTTCCATGAAatggagcaggagagagaagaagcCATTCATAGACTACAG GAGCTGGAGATGCGTAACATGGACCTGGAGCGGAGGGTGCAAAACTCTGAGCAAAGCCTGGCCTCTACACTAGAGGATCGGGACCGCGTGGATAACGAGGTCCAGAGGGTCATCCAGATACTCGACGTCAAAATCTTCGACCTCAACGACCTCCGACAGAGTCTGGTCAAACTGCTGGAGAAATAG